One Erythrobacter sp. SDW2 genomic region harbors:
- a CDS encoding DUF805 domain-containing protein: MHWMLLPFKRYADFGGRSRRMEFWMFSLLGFLVAVATVGLAMAVAPGAGESEMISGDGGFQASAAFNSDFSGSPLAMVLVGVYGLFVLAAFIPGIAVTVRRLHDRDMSGWWYLGAVVAGLLPLIGIFVWLAFFVLMLLPGTTGPNRFGPDPKGDDLEEVFG; this comes from the coding sequence ATGCACTGGATGCTGTTGCCATTCAAACGTTATGCCGATTTCGGCGGCCGGTCGCGCCGCATGGAATTCTGGATGTTTTCGCTGCTGGGTTTCCTGGTGGCCGTGGCGACCGTCGGCCTCGCCATGGCCGTGGCGCCGGGCGCTGGAGAATCCGAAATGATCTCGGGCGACGGCGGCTTTCAGGCATCGGCTGCCTTTAATAGCGACTTCTCCGGCAGCCCGCTGGCAATGGTCCTTGTCGGCGTCTACGGCCTATTTGTTCTTGCTGCCTTCATTCCCGGAATCGCGGTAACGGTTCGCCGTTTGCATGACCGCGACATGTCGGGCTGGTGGTATCTGGGCGCGGTCGTTGCCGGCCTGCTCCCGCTGATCGGCATTTTCGTGTGGCTGGCCTTTTTTGTCCTCATGCTTCTGCCCGGCACCACAGGTCCCAATCGCTTCGGCCCCGACCCCAAGGGTGACGATCTGGAGGAAGTTTTCGGCTAG
- a CDS encoding PspC domain-containing protein: MNQLSNNRSGPPAKSFRLDRSNGKIWGVCAGIANYFGIDPMLVRIGFAGAVILGVGAPILIYAAIALIAD; encoded by the coding sequence ATGAACCAGCTTTCGAACAACCGCAGCGGCCCGCCGGCCAAGAGCTTCCGGCTCGACCGCAGCAACGGCAAGATCTGGGGCGTTTGCGCCGGGATCGCCAACTACTTCGGCATCGACCCGATGCTGGTCCGGATCGGTTTTGCCGGTGCCGTGATCCTGGGTGTGGGCGCGCCGATCCTGATCTACGCCGCGATCGCTTTGATTGCCGATTGA
- a CDS encoding ABC transporter ATP-binding protein gives MTDTPNTPSPASGSVGLAISARNLTLTLGQDKHPVEILKGIDLDVKRGEVLALLGPSGSGKSSLMAVLSGLERATSGTLQVGGADFGGMDEDGLARARRGRIGIVLQAFHLLPTMTATENVATPMELAGASDVRSRAKAELEAVGLGHRLDHYPTQLSGGEQQRVAIARATAPRPTLIFADEPTGNLDAATGAEIIDMLFARRAETGATLVIITHDPSLAERCDRIITLADGKIASDTAA, from the coding sequence GTGACTGATACCCCCAACACGCCTTCGCCCGCATCGGGTTCCGTAGGCCTCGCCATTTCCGCCCGCAATCTCACCCTGACGCTCGGCCAGGACAAGCATCCGGTCGAGATCCTCAAGGGGATCGACCTCGATGTGAAGCGGGGCGAGGTGCTGGCGCTGCTCGGTCCGTCGGGTTCGGGCAAGAGCTCGCTGATGGCGGTGCTCTCCGGCCTCGAACGTGCTACCTCGGGCACGTTGCAGGTCGGCGGGGCCGATTTCGGCGGTATGGACGAGGACGGCCTTGCCCGCGCCCGCCGTGGCCGCATCGGCATCGTGCTACAGGCTTTCCACCTGCTACCGACCATGACCGCGACGGAGAATGTCGCCACCCCGATGGAACTGGCCGGCGCTAGCGATGTCCGCTCTCGCGCCAAGGCGGAGCTGGAGGCGGTCGGCCTCGGCCACCGGCTCGACCATTACCCGACCCAGCTTTCCGGCGGCGAGCAGCAACGCGTCGCCATCGCCCGCGCCACCGCGCCGCGCCCGACGCTGATCTTCGCCGACGAGCCGACCGGCAATCTCGACGCCGCGACGGGCGCCGAGATCATCGACATGCTGTTCGCGCGCCGCGCCGAGACCGGGGCGACGCTGGTGATCATCACCCATGATCCGAGCCTGGCCGAACGCTGCGACCGCATCATCACCCTAGCCGACGGCAAGATTGCGAGCGACACCGCCGCATGA
- the recF gene encoding DNA replication/repair protein RecF encodes MALDRITLSDFRNHARSRLDGAARFNLLVGENGAGKTNILEAISLLAPGRGLRRAALPEIGRNGAPGGFTVGASLTPADGGEPVQLGTTVDPARPGRRRVRINAAEASAVSLGEWLAVGWLTPAMDGIFMGAAGDRRRFVDRMALALDPAHAHNATRYEAALRERNRLLADEREPEAAWLDGVESHLGRYGSALAQGRARLVEALSATLADHPDEPFARPLLAIETASPSNEASLREALRANRRQDRRAGRTLVGPHRDDFSVTMAGKQAPAATCSTGEQKAMLIAITLAHGALAAQGRPSILLLDEVAAHLDPLRREALFERLRETGAQVWMTGTELSPFTAIEGEAAVWRVSGGELERLS; translated from the coding sequence ATGGCGCTCGATCGCATCACCCTGTCCGACTTCCGCAACCACGCGCGTTCCCGCCTCGACGGGGCCGCGCGGTTCAACTTGCTGGTGGGAGAGAACGGCGCGGGCAAGACCAACATCCTCGAAGCCATTTCGTTGCTCGCGCCCGGTCGCGGCCTGCGCCGTGCCGCCCTGCCCGAAATCGGGCGCAACGGAGCTCCGGGAGGCTTCACGGTCGGTGCGAGTCTCACGCCCGCCGATGGTGGCGAGCCGGTGCAACTGGGCACCACGGTCGATCCGGCGCGGCCCGGGAGAAGGCGGGTGCGGATCAATGCGGCAGAGGCCAGCGCGGTCTCGCTCGGCGAATGGCTCGCGGTCGGCTGGCTGACCCCGGCAATGGACGGCATCTTCATGGGCGCGGCGGGCGACCGGCGGCGTTTCGTCGACCGCATGGCGCTGGCGCTCGATCCCGCCCACGCGCATAATGCCACCCGCTACGAAGCGGCACTGCGCGAACGGAACCGGTTGCTGGCGGACGAACGCGAGCCCGAAGCGGCATGGCTCGACGGGGTCGAATCGCACCTTGGCCGCTATGGCAGCGCGCTGGCGCAAGGCCGTGCGCGGCTTGTCGAGGCGCTGTCAGCGACGCTGGCGGATCACCCCGACGAACCCTTCGCCCGCCCGTTGCTCGCCATCGAAACTGCCTCGCCTTCGAACGAAGCAAGCCTGCGCGAAGCCCTTCGCGCCAACCGCCGGCAGGATCGCCGCGCCGGGCGCACGCTGGTCGGACCGCATCGCGATGACTTCAGCGTAACCATGGCGGGCAAGCAGGCCCCGGCCGCCACCTGCTCGACCGGCGAGCAGAAGGCCATGCTGATCGCTATCACCCTCGCCCACGGCGCGCTCGCGGCCCAAGGCCGCCCGAGCATTCTGCTGCTCGACGAAGTCGCCGCGCATCTCGACCCCCTCCGCCGCGAGGCGTTGTTCGAACGGTTGCGGGAAACCGGCGCGCAGGTCTGGATGACAGGGACCGAGCTTTCCCCGTTCACCGCCATCGAAGGCGAGGCTGCGGTCTGGCGCGTCAGCGGCGGCGAGCTGGAGCGGCTAAGCTAG
- a CDS encoding recombination protein F, whose protein sequence is MFDLNNAGSRLFAALSALAISSLVMAFAIIPGSPAGVIA, encoded by the coding sequence ATGTTCGATCTCAACAACGCCGGCAGCCGCCTCTTCGCAGCCCTCTCGGCCCTCGCAATTTCCTCGCTGGTGATGGCTTTCGCCATCATCCCGGGTAGCCCCGCAGGAGTTATCGCATGA
- a CDS encoding TonB-dependent receptor, whose translation MKFTAFAGGATTRLALLAGAATIAIAPTTAFAQDAEEPVEDGTEAVDSNIIVVTATKREQTLQETPISVSVTSGETLEQAQIRDVLDLQTVAPSLRVSQLQNSSSSTFIIRGFGNGDNNFGIEPSVGVFIDGVFRSRSASSLNDLANVQRIEVLNGPQSTLFGKNASAGVISVITRAPQFQFGGSIEAGYGEFNDIRLKGDITGPITDTVAFALDGSYNKRDGYGRIVNLNNADINDRNRYTARGQLLFEPSDSLRIRAIADYSKIDEACCVVSTLVAGPTAPAVFAVGGALSTDFFSYDIFLNKVPVNEVENYGGSVQADLEFGALSLTSITAYRELKNFVDQDVDFTSADIVSEVRDQQVETFTQELRLTSDFDGPLNFLLGGFFFDESVTQNSALTTGPQARPFFSLLAGNPLVFNGVEAALGLPQNSIFSPGLLTSEVYSMDNQSWSVFGTVDFEPFEGLVLTGGFNYTDDKKDFALSGVAFDELANINLVDAFITGATGGTVTTRAQFRALPLATQQALAAAATNPGVNPLLALAPFQFQPPFLNTPNAVENGKTRDDDLSYTLRAAYQFNDNINAYFSYATGFKASSVNLSRDSRPSAVDFTPGPRRSTFLAPSSPITDAGLIVPNLTTGSRFAGPENAEVWELGFKGQWDGLSVNLALFDQTLKGFQSFLFTGTGFQLNNAGEQSVTGFELDTRIQPTDGLVFTFAMTYLDPLFDSFTESPVGDLSGLRPGGIPEFNIATSATYTHEFGDSGNRLITRVDYSHESNTDINNGLPTFNAALGNTQIFRREVNLVNASMTFAMENGIELGVYARNLLDDQYIITVFDGVAQAGTVSGYPSAPRTWGGLVRFKF comes from the coding sequence ATGAAGTTTACTGCTTTTGCAGGCGGCGCTACCACGCGCCTCGCCCTGCTGGCCGGTGCCGCCACGATTGCTATCGCCCCGACCACCGCTTTCGCGCAGGACGCCGAAGAGCCGGTTGAGGACGGCACCGAAGCCGTCGACAGCAACATTATCGTCGTGACCGCGACCAAGCGCGAACAGACGCTGCAGGAAACCCCGATCTCGGTTTCCGTGACCAGCGGCGAAACGCTGGAGCAGGCGCAGATCCGCGACGTGCTCGACTTGCAAACAGTCGCTCCGTCGCTGCGCGTCAGCCAGCTGCAGAACTCCTCGTCCTCGACCTTCATCATTCGCGGCTTCGGCAACGGCGACAACAACTTCGGCATCGAACCGTCGGTCGGCGTGTTCATCGACGGGGTGTTCCGCTCGCGTTCGGCCTCGTCGCTCAACGACCTTGCCAACGTCCAGCGCATCGAAGTTCTGAACGGACCGCAGTCGACCCTGTTCGGCAAGAACGCGTCGGCCGGGGTGATCTCCGTCATCACCCGCGCCCCGCAGTTCCAGTTCGGCGGCTCGATCGAAGCTGGCTACGGCGAATTCAACGACATCCGTCTCAAGGGCGACATCACTGGTCCGATTACCGATACGGTCGCCTTCGCCCTCGACGGCAGCTATAACAAGCGCGACGGTTACGGCCGTATCGTCAACCTCAACAATGCCGACATCAACGATCGCAACCGCTACACTGCGCGAGGCCAGCTGCTGTTCGAACCGTCGGACTCGCTGCGCATTCGTGCGATTGCCGACTATTCGAAGATCGATGAAGCCTGCTGCGTTGTCAGTACGCTGGTGGCCGGCCCGACCGCCCCGGCGGTGTTCGCTGTCGGCGGCGCGCTCAGCACCGATTTCTTCAGCTACGACATCTTCCTCAACAAGGTTCCGGTCAACGAAGTCGAGAACTACGGTGGTTCGGTCCAGGCCGATCTGGAATTCGGCGCATTGTCGCTGACTTCGATCACCGCCTACCGCGAACTGAAGAACTTTGTCGACCAGGACGTCGATTTCACCAGCGCGGATATCGTCAGCGAAGTGCGCGACCAGCAGGTCGAAACCTTCACTCAGGAACTCCGGCTGACTTCGGACTTCGACGGCCCGCTTAACTTCCTGCTTGGCGGCTTCTTCTTTGACGAAAGCGTCACGCAGAACAGCGCGCTGACCACCGGCCCGCAGGCGCGGCCGTTCTTCTCGCTGCTGGCCGGCAATCCGCTGGTCTTCAACGGGGTCGAGGCCGCGCTGGGTCTGCCGCAGAACAGCATCTTCTCGCCCGGCCTGCTGACCAGCGAAGTCTATTCGATGGACAACCAGTCGTGGTCGGTCTTCGGGACGGTCGATTTCGAGCCGTTCGAAGGCCTCGTCCTTACCGGCGGGTTCAACTACACCGACGACAAGAAGGACTTCGCTCTCAGCGGCGTGGCCTTTGACGAACTGGCCAACATCAATCTGGTCGATGCCTTCATCACCGGCGCGACCGGCGGCACGGTGACCACCCGCGCCCAGTTCCGGGCGCTGCCGCTCGCGACCCAGCAGGCATTGGCTGCCGCTGCGACCAATCCCGGCGTCAATCCGCTGCTGGCTCTGGCTCCGTTCCAGTTCCAGCCGCCGTTCCTCAACACTCCTAACGCGGTCGAGAATGGCAAGACCCGGGACGACGATCTCAGCTACACGCTGCGGGCGGCCTATCAGTTCAACGACAACATCAACGCCTATTTCAGCTATGCCACCGGCTTCAAGGCGAGTTCGGTCAACCTGTCGCGCGACAGCCGCCCTTCGGCAGTCGACTTCACTCCGGGGCCGCGTCGTTCGACCTTCCTCGCTCCGTCGTCGCCGATCACCGACGCGGGTCTGATCGTGCCGAACCTGACCACCGGTTCGCGCTTTGCCGGCCCGGAAAATGCCGAAGTGTGGGAACTGGGCTTCAAGGGCCAGTGGGACGGGCTCAGCGTCAATCTGGCGCTGTTCGACCAGACGCTGAAAGGCTTCCAGTCGTTCCTGTTCACCGGCACGGGCTTCCAGCTCAACAACGCCGGTGAACAGTCGGTGACGGGCTTCGAACTCGACACCCGCATCCAGCCGACCGATGGCCTGGTCTTCACCTTCGCGATGACCTATCTCGACCCGCTGTTCGACAGCTTCACGGAAAGCCCGGTGGGCGATCTGTCGGGCCTGCGTCCGGGCGGCATCCCCGAGTTCAACATCGCGACTTCGGCGACCTATACCCACGAATTCGGTGACAGCGGCAATCGCCTGATCACCCGCGTGGACTACAGCCACGAGAGCAACACCGACATCAACAACGGCCTGCCAACCTTCAACGCGGCCCTGGGCAACACCCAGATCTTCCGCCGCGAAGTGAACCTGGTGAACGCGTCGATGACCTTCGCCATGGAGAATGGCATCGAACTGGGCGTCTATGCCCGCAACCTGCTCGACGACCAGTATATCATTACGGTCTTCGACGGCGTGGCGCAGGCTGGCACGGTCTCGGGTTACCCGAGCGCACCGCGCACCTGGGGCGGCCTCGTCCGCTTCAAGTTCTGA
- a CDS encoding ABC transporter permease, protein MSHTIPWGTAWTLARRELSLRFKGLRLLLVCLFLGTGALAAIGTLTAAIERELANRGQELLGGDLEVEIWQRSPNEEELAALKVLGEVSQGTRMQVVARKGERTAPVGLKAVEDNYPLYGKLTLTDGRTVGPPPAGEAWVGQGAMDRLDMQVGDTFELGTLTLKAAGVIEDEPDKLSEGFQLGPTVITNLQTPYDAGLIQPGAMYQSKTRIAFANPATNPETAQEQLTERFPLAGFDFRDRDRASPGADRFVGRMGEFLTLVGLAALVIAGIGIGGGVSSYLEARRSSIATLKVLGATSGDIARIYALQIGLAALVGSVAGLIVGLAVTPLLGVALQGLLPVQSGFTFEPLALLLASGYGLLVALVFAATPLLRARRFPAMALMRSRVTPLARDRTAFLWVGGGLAGIVALALLTSRQPLLAGGFLAGAAAMLAVLALLGWSIRKVSARVGRPANPLIRNALANLSRPGTSTGALVTALGFGLSAFVLLAAIQTSIDGNIQSRVPQEAPDYFVLDIPRDRIGEFEQIVWAQDDKAMIRALPAMRGSIIAYGPKDDMTRVAELEEIPDGAWALRGERGLTYADEVPEGNTIVDGEWWGPFYEGEPAVSVDVELADAIGLRPGDYLTIALLGVERTMRVANTRQIDWESMGFNYALVFSRNAIADAPHNYAATIEFKGDTPTGPLLRELVQAFPSSSVIEVGQVLVQARTILSQVGVATLAAASVAVLAGLAVLLGAIAAARAARTYDTVVLRVLGASRGQILTMQLVEYLLLAAVLAVLALAIGSGLAWLVITQLFEFDWLPDWATVLAVLGAGLVLVVTFALAGSLPLLRAKPAQALRTL, encoded by the coding sequence ATGAGCCATACGATCCCCTGGGGCACCGCTTGGACACTGGCGCGGCGGGAGCTGTCACTGCGCTTCAAGGGGCTACGGCTTCTGCTGGTGTGCCTGTTCCTCGGCACCGGGGCGCTGGCCGCCATCGGCACGCTGACCGCGGCAATCGAACGGGAACTGGCCAATCGCGGGCAAGAACTCCTCGGCGGCGACCTTGAAGTCGAGATCTGGCAGCGCAGCCCCAACGAGGAGGAGCTGGCCGCGCTCAAGGTGCTGGGCGAAGTCTCGCAGGGCACCCGCATGCAGGTCGTCGCCCGCAAGGGCGAACGGACCGCGCCCGTCGGTTTGAAAGCCGTCGAAGACAATTACCCGCTGTATGGCAAGCTGACCCTGACCGACGGCCGTACCGTCGGCCCGCCGCCCGCGGGCGAGGCATGGGTCGGCCAGGGGGCGATGGACCGGCTCGACATGCAAGTCGGCGACACATTCGAGCTGGGCACGCTGACGCTGAAGGCGGCCGGCGTGATCGAGGATGAGCCGGACAAGCTCTCCGAAGGCTTCCAGCTTGGCCCCACGGTCATCACCAATCTGCAGACGCCTTATGACGCCGGGCTGATCCAGCCAGGCGCGATGTACCAGTCGAAAACCCGTATCGCCTTCGCCAATCCGGCCACAAATCCGGAAACGGCGCAGGAGCAGCTGACCGAGCGCTTTCCGCTCGCCGGGTTCGACTTCCGCGACCGTGACCGCGCCAGCCCCGGGGCCGACCGGTTTGTCGGGCGGATGGGCGAGTTCCTGACGCTGGTCGGCCTTGCTGCGCTGGTCATTGCCGGGATCGGCATCGGCGGCGGTGTGTCATCCTATCTCGAAGCACGGCGTTCGAGCATCGCCACGCTCAAGGTGCTGGGCGCGACCAGCGGCGATATCGCCCGCATCTATGCGTTGCAGATCGGGCTGGCGGCGCTGGTCGGCAGTGTCGCCGGACTGATAGTCGGGCTGGCGGTCACCCCGCTGCTGGGTGTGGCGCTGCAAGGGCTGCTGCCTGTCCAGAGCGGCTTCACTTTCGAACCATTGGCCCTGCTGCTGGCGAGCGGCTACGGCCTGCTGGTGGCACTGGTCTTCGCCGCCACGCCGCTGCTACGCGCCCGGCGCTTTCCTGCCATGGCGCTGATGCGATCACGCGTGACGCCCCTCGCCCGCGATAGGACCGCGTTCCTGTGGGTCGGTGGTGGCCTCGCCGGCATCGTCGCGCTCGCTCTGCTCACTTCGCGTCAGCCACTGCTGGCCGGGGGATTCCTGGCTGGCGCAGCCGCCATGCTGGCGGTGCTGGCGCTGCTCGGCTGGTCGATCCGTAAAGTATCGGCCAGGGTCGGTCGGCCCGCCAATCCCCTGATCCGCAACGCCCTCGCCAACCTCAGCCGCCCTGGCACCTCGACCGGTGCGCTGGTGACCGCGCTCGGCTTCGGCCTCAGCGCCTTCGTCCTGCTGGCGGCGATCCAGACCTCGATCGACGGCAATATCCAGAGCCGGGTGCCGCAGGAGGCCCCCGACTATTTCGTGCTCGACATCCCGCGCGACCGTATCGGCGAATTCGAACAGATCGTCTGGGCGCAGGACGACAAGGCGATGATCCGCGCGCTACCCGCCATGCGTGGTTCGATCATCGCCTATGGGCCCAAGGACGATATGACCCGTGTTGCCGAGCTCGAGGAGATTCCCGACGGTGCCTGGGCGCTGCGGGGCGAACGCGGCCTGACCTATGCCGACGAAGTTCCGGAGGGCAACACCATCGTCGACGGCGAATGGTGGGGGCCGTTCTACGAAGGCGAGCCCGCGGTCTCGGTCGATGTCGAACTTGCCGACGCCATCGGCCTCAGGCCCGGCGATTACCTGACCATCGCCCTGCTCGGGGTCGAGCGGACCATGCGCGTCGCCAACACACGGCAAATCGACTGGGAGAGCATGGGATTCAATTATGCGCTGGTGTTCAGCCGCAACGCCATCGCCGATGCCCCGCACAATTATGCCGCGACGATCGAGTTCAAGGGCGACACGCCCACGGGGCCGCTGTTGCGCGAGCTGGTGCAGGCTTTCCCTTCCAGTTCGGTGATCGAGGTCGGCCAGGTGCTCGTTCAGGCGCGCACGATCCTGTCGCAAGTCGGCGTTGCAACGCTGGCGGCGGCCTCCGTGGCGGTACTGGCCGGCCTCGCCGTACTGCTCGGCGCGATTGCCGCCGCCCGCGCGGCGCGGACTTATGACACTGTCGTGCTGCGGGTACTGGGCGCGAGCCGGGGACAGATCCTTACTATGCAACTGGTCGAGTATTTGCTGCTGGCAGCGGTGTTGGCGGTGTTGGCGCTCGCAATCGGCAGCGGCCTGGCATGGCTGGTGATCACCCAGCTGTTCGAGTTCGACTGGCTCCCTGACTGGGCCACCGTGCTCGCCGTGCTCGGTGCGGGGCTGGTGCTGGTGGTCACCTTCGCGCTGGCCGGGTCGCTACCGCTGCTGCGGGCGAAACCGGCACAGGCGCTGAGGACGCTTTAG
- a CDS encoding arylesterase: protein MAPLALMLVSCGSEAPEAAAPVATEAAAEAVGEVPVMGPERHILAFGDSLFAGYNVAKEDSYPAKLEAALRARGINARVTNAGVSGDTSAAGAQRFDFTLKSMERTPDLLILELGGNDLLRGLSTEQVKENLRDIITKAQREGIDVLLMGMQAPPNVGPRYAEEFKAAYADLAKQYGVDFIPFWVEAVADKPELIQSDRVHPTEKGIEVLVGDTVDEVIAALPKS from the coding sequence ATGGCGCCGCTGGCGTTGATGCTGGTTTCCTGCGGGTCGGAGGCTCCTGAAGCAGCTGCTCCTGTGGCGACAGAGGCCGCAGCCGAGGCTGTGGGTGAGGTGCCGGTGATGGGTCCCGAACGGCATATCCTGGCCTTCGGCGACAGCCTCTTCGCCGGGTACAACGTCGCCAAGGAGGACAGCTATCCCGCCAAGCTGGAAGCCGCCCTGCGCGCCCGGGGCATCAATGCGCGGGTGACCAACGCCGGGGTTTCGGGCGATACCAGTGCGGCGGGGGCACAAAGGTTCGACTTCACGCTCAAGTCTATGGAGCGGACGCCCGACCTGCTGATCCTGGAACTGGGCGGCAACGACTTGCTGCGTGGGCTTTCGACGGAGCAAGTGAAGGAAAACCTACGCGACATCATCACCAAGGCACAGCGCGAAGGGATCGACGTGCTGCTGATGGGGATGCAAGCCCCGCCCAATGTGGGACCCCGATATGCCGAGGAGTTCAAGGCCGCTTATGCCGACCTCGCCAAGCAGTACGGGGTCGATTTCATCCCCTTCTGGGTCGAAGCGGTGGCGGACAAGCCCGAACTGATCCAGAGCGACCGGGTGCACCCGACCGAAAAGGGCATAGAAGTGCTGGTCGGCGATACGGTGGACGAAGTGATCGCGGCGCTACCGAAGAGCTAG
- the typA gene encoding translational GTPase TypA, with protein MSADLRNVAIIAHVDHGKTTLVDQLFRQSGTFRENQRVEERAMDSGDLEKERGITILAKCTSVEWNGYRINIVDTPGHADFGAEVERILSMVDGVILLVDSAEGAMPQTKFVTGKALALGLKPIVVVNKIDRPDGRPQEVLDEVFDLFASLDANDEQLDFPSLWASGRDGYASDDETARSGDLNPLFQLIVDHVPSPGLDTTGKFSFLATLLDRDNFMGRVLTGRVQSGTIKLNDPIHAIDRDGKVIETGRATKLMSFRGLERVPVDSAQAGDIIALAGLEKATVSNTIADPSVSEPIAAQPIDPPTLAMRFAVNDSPLAGREGDKVTSRMIRDRLLREAETNVAIRVTESADKDSFEVAGRGELQLGVLIETMRREGFELGISRPRVLFGEEDGKRTEPYETVVIDVDDEHSGTVVEKMQRRKAEMTEMRPSGQGKTRITFSAPSRGLIGYHGEFLSDTRGTGIMNRLFEKYGPYKGPIEGRQNGVLISMVPGEAVPYALNSLEERGELFIGGGAKIYEGMIIGENAKPDDLEVNPMKSKQLTNFRSTGKDDAIRLTPPRVMTLEQAIAYIDDDEMVEVTPRSIRLRKAILDPHERKKAKRKLEA; from the coding sequence ATGTCCGCAGACCTCCGCAACGTGGCGATCATCGCCCACGTCGACCACGGCAAGACCACCCTTGTCGACCAGCTGTTCCGCCAGTCCGGCACGTTCCGCGAAAACCAGCGCGTCGAAGAGCGGGCGATGGATTCGGGTGACCTCGAAAAGGAACGCGGGATCACCATCCTGGCGAAGTGCACCAGCGTCGAGTGGAACGGCTACCGCATCAATATCGTCGACACCCCGGGCCACGCCGACTTCGGCGCGGAGGTCGAACGCATCCTGAGCATGGTCGACGGGGTCATCCTGCTGGTCGACAGCGCCGAAGGGGCGATGCCGCAGACCAAGTTCGTCACCGGCAAGGCGCTGGCGCTGGGCCTCAAGCCCATCGTCGTCGTCAACAAGATCGACCGCCCCGATGGCCGCCCGCAGGAAGTGCTCGACGAAGTGTTCGACCTGTTCGCCTCGCTCGACGCCAATGACGAACAGCTCGATTTCCCCTCGCTCTGGGCTTCGGGCCGCGACGGCTATGCCAGCGACGACGAGACTGCCCGCAGCGGCGACCTCAACCCGCTGTTCCAGCTGATCGTCGACCATGTCCCCTCGCCCGGGCTCGACACCACCGGCAAATTCAGCTTCCTCGCGACGCTGCTCGACCGCGACAACTTCATGGGCCGCGTGCTCACCGGCCGGGTACAGTCGGGTACGATCAAGCTCAACGATCCGATCCACGCCATCGACCGCGACGGCAAGGTTATCGAAACGGGCCGCGCGACCAAGTTGATGTCCTTCCGCGGGCTCGAGCGCGTGCCGGTGGATAGCGCCCAGGCGGGCGACATCATTGCGCTCGCCGGTCTGGAAAAGGCGACCGTCTCCAACACCATCGCCGATCCTTCGGTGAGCGAGCCGATCGCCGCACAGCCGATCGATCCGCCGACGCTGGCGATGCGCTTTGCCGTCAACGACAGTCCGCTGGCGGGCCGCGAGGGCGACAAGGTAACGAGCCGCATGATCCGCGACCGCCTGCTGCGCGAAGCGGAAACCAATGTCGCCATCCGCGTGACCGAAAGCGCCGACAAGGACAGCTTCGAAGTCGCCGGGCGCGGCGAACTGCAGCTCGGCGTGCTGATCGAAACCATGCGCCGCGAAGGCTTCGAACTCGGCATCAGCCGCCCGCGCGTGCTGTTCGGCGAGGAAGACGGCAAGCGCACCGAGCCGTACGAAACCGTCGTCATCGACGTCGATGACGAGCATTCGGGCACGGTCGTCGAGAAGATGCAGCGCCGCAAGGCCGAGATGACCGAGATGCGCCCCAGCGGCCAGGGCAAGACCCGCATCACCTTCTCCGCCCCCAGCCGCGGCCTGATCGGCTATCACGGCGAGTTTCTCAGCGACACGCGCGGCACCGGCATCATGAACCGATTGTTCGAGAAATACGGCCCCTACAAGGGCCCGATCGAAGGCCGCCAGAACGGCGTGCTGATCTCGATGGTCCCGGGCGAGGCGGTGCCATATGCGCTCAACAGCCTGGAAGAACGCGGCGAGCTGTTCATCGGCGGCGGGGCCAAGATCTACGAAGGCATGATCATCGGCGAAAACGCCAAGCCCGACGATCTCGAAGTGAACCCGATGAAGTCGAAGCAGCTGACCAACTTCCGCAGCACCGGCAAGGACGACGCCATCCGCCTCACCCCGCCCCGCGTTATGACGCTGGAACAGGCGATTGCGTACATCGACGATGACGAGATGGTCGAAGTGACGCCCAGGAGCATCCGTCTGCGCAAGGCGATCCTCGATCCGCACGAGCGCAAGAAGGCAAAGCGGAAACTTGAAGCCTGA